One genomic segment of Acinetobacter oleivorans DR1 includes these proteins:
- the yajC gene encoding preprotein translocase subunit YajC, whose protein sequence is MSFLISAAHAAPAAGPTTGILPNILMIVVFVAIFYFLIWRPQAKRAKEHRSLIESLGVGSEVVFAGGLMGKVTKIEGDYAVVELSRGVEVKIQRASVISVLPEGTLNNL, encoded by the coding sequence ATGAGCTTTTTAATTTCTGCTGCACATGCAGCACCGGCAGCTGGCCCAACTACAGGTATTTTGCCAAACATCTTGATGATTGTTGTATTCGTTGCAATCTTTTATTTCTTAATTTGGCGCCCTCAAGCAAAGCGTGCTAAAGAGCACCGTTCTTTAATCGAAAGCTTAGGTGTAGGTAGTGAAGTTGTGTTCGCTGGTGGTTTAATGGGCAAAGTGACCAAAATTGAAGGTGACTATGCAGTTGTTGAACTTAGCCGTGGTGTAGAAGTAAAAATTCAGCGTGCCAGCGTAATTTCAGTATTACCTGAAGGCACTCTAAATAACCTTTAA
- the tgt gene encoding tRNA guanosine(34) transglycosylase Tgt gives MKFEKLGQSGRARRGRLTLEHGVVETPVFMPVGTYGTVKGMLPRDIEDIQAQIILGNTFHLYLRPGLEVIKEHGGLHNFIKWDKPILTDSGGFQVFSLGAMRKIKEEGVTFRSPIDGSKVFLSPEISMEIQQVLNSDIVMIFDECTPYPATHEEAQKSLQLSLRWAKRCKTHHHDELKNKNALFGIIQGGMYEDLRDESLNGLLEIGFDGYAIGGLSVGEPKDEMIKVLDYLPSKMPQDKPRYLMGVGKPEDIVEAVRRGVDMFDCVMPTRNARNGHYFVTDGLVRIRNSKYRHDQSPLDPHCDCYTCKNFTRAYLFHLEKCGEMLASMLGTIHNLRYYQRLTEGMRDALENGTFDEFVQDFYARRGLEVPPCPVDE, from the coding sequence ATGAAGTTTGAAAAATTAGGTCAGTCGGGGCGCGCCCGTCGTGGTCGTTTAACTTTAGAGCATGGTGTTGTTGAAACACCTGTTTTTATGCCAGTGGGGACTTACGGCACAGTCAAAGGTATGCTACCGCGTGATATCGAAGACATTCAGGCACAAATTATTTTAGGAAATACCTTCCATTTATATTTGCGTCCGGGTCTTGAAGTGATTAAAGAACACGGCGGTTTGCATAACTTTATTAAATGGGATAAGCCAATTTTGACTGACTCTGGCGGTTTCCAGGTTTTTAGTCTTGGCGCAATGCGCAAAATCAAAGAGGAAGGTGTTACTTTCCGCTCACCGATTGATGGTTCAAAAGTGTTTTTATCGCCTGAAATTTCTATGGAAATTCAGCAGGTATTGAACTCTGACATCGTCATGATTTTTGATGAATGTACACCATATCCTGCAACGCATGAAGAAGCACAAAAATCATTGCAGCTTTCTTTACGCTGGGCAAAACGTTGTAAAACTCATCATCATGATGAACTCAAAAATAAGAATGCGTTATTTGGCATCATTCAAGGCGGTATGTATGAAGACTTACGTGACGAGTCTTTAAATGGCCTTCTTGAAATTGGCTTTGATGGTTATGCGATTGGCGGCTTATCTGTAGGTGAACCTAAAGATGAGATGATCAAAGTTTTAGATTATCTACCAAGCAAAATGCCACAAGACAAACCGCGTTACTTGATGGGCGTTGGTAAACCGGAAGATATCGTTGAAGCGGTGCGCCGCGGTGTCGATATGTTCGACTGTGTAATGCCAACCCGTAATGCGCGAAACGGTCATTATTTTGTCACTGATGGTCTGGTACGTATTCGTAATAGTAAATATCGCCATGACCAGAGCCCGCTCGATCCACATTGCGATTGCTACACTTGTAAGAACTTTACCCGTGCTTATCTATTCCATCTTGAAAAATGTGGAGAGATGTTAGCGTCTATGCTCGGTACCATTCATAACTTACGTTATTACCAACGTTTAACTGAAGGTATGCGTGATGCATTAGAGAATGGCACATTTGATGAATTTGTTCAGGACTTTTATGCCCGTCGTGGTTTAGAAGTTCCACCATGTCCGGTTGATGAATAA
- a CDS encoding LemA family protein, with amino-acid sequence MTGLFIFLGIFVVLIVWGVHIRNTIVRYFNATKRAWSEVANFERQKVKTLEALETTLNQYTHFEKSTLEKVTELRQQILNLNVNNTDISQLQQIEKMSKELIHSLNVVVENYPELKADSLYSKMMDDIQEQNENVGAAISIFNRNVELFNNQIEVFPNNLINTLTLSKKAIRPFKDNLVNENFGYKPNF; translated from the coding sequence ATGACTGGTTTATTTATTTTCCTGGGGATTTTTGTTGTACTGATCGTCTGGGGCGTTCACATCCGTAATACCATCGTACGTTATTTTAATGCGACCAAACGTGCTTGGTCTGAGGTTGCCAATTTCGAACGTCAAAAGGTAAAGACTTTAGAGGCGCTTGAGACAACACTTAATCAATATACTCATTTTGAAAAATCGACATTAGAAAAAGTCACTGAATTACGTCAACAAATTCTTAATTTAAATGTAAATAACACTGATATTTCTCAGCTCCAACAAATCGAGAAAATGAGCAAAGAACTAATTCACAGCTTAAATGTTGTTGTTGAAAACTACCCCGAGCTTAAAGCCGATTCACTCTATAGCAAGATGATGGACGACATTCAGGAACAAAACGAAAATGTAGGTGCTGCGATTAGTATCTTTAACCGTAATGTCGAGCTGTTCAACAACCAGATTGAAGTATTCCCTAACAATCTCATCAATACATTAACTTTATCTAAGAAAGCGATTCGCCCTTTTAAGGATAATCTTGTTAATGAAAATTTTGGCTATAAACCTAATTTTTAA
- the queA gene encoding tRNA preQ1(34) S-adenosylmethionine ribosyltransferase-isomerase QueA, translating into MQLSDFSFELPDELIARYPLESRSASRLLHLDSKGKYHDHMFTDIIDLFEEGDLLVLNDTKVMKARLKGKRSTGGAIEILVERMLNHTTAYCHIKSSNSPKAGAELYVGADNIPVIVRGRHENLFVVEFSQAILPVLEQYGQLPIPPYFNREAEEIDTERYQTVFHNPEKIASVAAPTASLHFDETLLEKLEQKNVQKTFVTLHVGAGTFMPVRTDDITNHIMHSEWCDVPQETIDLILATKARGNKVIAVGTTATRALESAAQAHGGKIAAWTGDTQIFIYPGYEFCIVDRLITNFHLPESTLLMLVSALSNRDNILAAYEHAVKSRYRFFSYGDAMLVDKLDV; encoded by the coding sequence ATGCAACTGTCTGACTTTTCCTTTGAATTACCTGATGAACTTATTGCCCGTTATCCTCTTGAATCACGTAGTGCTTCACGATTGTTGCACCTAGACTCAAAGGGTAAATATCACGATCACATGTTCACAGACATTATCGATCTGTTCGAAGAAGGTGATCTGTTAGTGCTCAATGACACCAAAGTCATGAAAGCACGACTTAAAGGGAAACGTTCTACAGGCGGTGCTATCGAGATTTTGGTTGAGCGCATGCTGAACCACACCACAGCCTATTGTCATATTAAATCGAGCAACTCGCCTAAAGCAGGTGCCGAGCTTTATGTCGGTGCCGATAACATTCCTGTGATTGTACGTGGCCGTCACGAAAATTTATTTGTGGTTGAGTTTTCACAGGCAATTTTGCCTGTACTTGAGCAATATGGTCAGCTACCTATTCCGCCTTACTTTAACCGTGAAGCAGAAGAAATTGACACTGAACGCTATCAAACGGTTTTCCATAACCCAGAAAAAATTGCCAGTGTTGCAGCACCTACCGCAAGCTTGCATTTTGATGAAACACTTTTAGAAAAATTAGAACAAAAAAATGTTCAAAAAACCTTTGTGACTTTACATGTCGGTGCAGGCACATTTATGCCTGTTCGTACTGATGACATTACCAACCATATCATGCACAGTGAATGGTGTGATGTACCTCAAGAAACCATCGATTTAATTTTGGCGACTAAAGCACGTGGCAATAAAGTGATTGCCGTAGGTACAACCGCAACACGCGCTTTAGAAAGTGCAGCACAAGCTCATGGCGGTAAAATCGCGGCTTGGACTGGCGACACGCAAATCTTTATCTATCCGGGCTATGAGTTCTGCATCGTAGATCGTTTAATTACTAACTTCCATTTGCCAGAGTCTACTCTGCTCATGTTGGTATCAGCGCTATCAAATCGAGACAACATTTTAGCTGCCTATGAACATGCAGTTAAAAGCCGCTATCGTTTCTTTAGTTATGGCGATGCAATGCTGGTTGATAAATTAGACGTTTAA
- a CDS encoding DUF2939 domain-containing protein — MNKKMIGVIFGLIILIFGYLYASPYIILNSIKNALKENDSEKVSAYIDYTSVRQSLKDQMNAYMLKEITTKEANGWEALGAMMASTLAEKMVDAAVTPEGMTLMLQGKDLRKSLTGNREDTPKERTDTPKIEYRTRYLSMNIFEVTFKNKENDSDVKIIMERDGLSWKIKKIVLPMDEINPKQKLEPTTIPTVEKIPESETPPMIEPTTTFNFSGVQKGAKLESCYHDPCSIARVMEFKLIKQTPTESNIELTLVGGSRGWDAKQIEWNHEAHKIQIQCSITKPTLQIEDQVTIVPLNNSGVPGVLWSDAETYMQACHNYTGDMDAGIQQYGYNVQDS, encoded by the coding sequence ATGAATAAAAAAATGATCGGGGTAATCTTTGGTTTAATCATTTTGATTTTTGGATATTTATATGCTTCGCCTTATATCATCTTAAATAGTATTAAGAATGCATTGAAAGAGAATGATAGTGAAAAGGTTTCTGCTTATATTGACTATACAAGTGTACGCCAAAGTCTGAAAGATCAGATGAATGCTTATATGCTAAAAGAGATCACAACTAAAGAAGCAAATGGTTGGGAAGCTTTAGGTGCAATGATGGCTTCTACTTTGGCCGAAAAGATGGTCGATGCTGCAGTAACACCTGAAGGTATGACCTTGATGCTGCAAGGAAAGGATCTTAGAAAAAGTTTAACTGGTAATAGAGAAGATACGCCTAAAGAAAGAACAGATACCCCAAAGATAGAATACAGAACTCGGTATTTATCAATGAATATATTTGAAGTAACTTTTAAAAATAAAGAGAATGATTCGGATGTAAAAATCATTATGGAGCGTGATGGTTTAAGCTGGAAAATAAAAAAAATTGTTTTGCCCATGGATGAGATAAACCCTAAACAAAAACTAGAGCCAACAACGATTCCTACAGTAGAAAAAATACCAGAATCTGAAACTCCACCAATGATAGAACCAACGACAACGTTTAATTTCTCTGGGGTACAGAAGGGGGCAAAACTTGAATCTTGTTATCATGATCCATGTTCAATTGCTCGTGTTATGGAGTTTAAATTAATTAAGCAGACTCCCACTGAATCAAATATTGAGTTAACACTTGTGGGTGGTAGCCGAGGCTGGGATGCTAAACAAATAGAATGGAACCATGAAGCTCATAAAATCCAGATTCAATGCTCTATTACTAAGCCAACATTACAGATTGAAGATCAGGTAACAATCGTACCTTTAAATAATTCTGGTGTGCCTGGTGTATTATGGTCGGATGCCGAAACTTATATGCAAGCATGCCATAACTATACTGGGGATATGGATGCTGGCATTCAACAATATGGTTATAATGTACAAGATAGTTAA
- a CDS encoding sensor histidine kinase — MTFQRLELNQVEQLSACRISLLLGLNAEQNYIEQFFRFSLRLLNCKKALLTFNQEPYFWHRCPEGMTAISFKPSKHLKQCFAKQQIINHSHPSYQNLINYLKELNIECSRALAVHLLHPDKTSMGFAVFFDDDAATFEDDDIQLLLDYCSTFMQQVELKFNYEELNELYEQQVAINSSKTKFFSIISHDLRAPFHGLLGFSEVLAKERETLDESSIQNIADYLYDTSQSTYNLLESLLTWAMAEGGRFVYHPINFKLRQVSNIVCDVLHTLALKKNIELVNDVPDDLNIYADINMMTSVIQNLVSNALKFTDVDGSGKVFIEARQADKNIEITVRDTGLGMTEKQMTNLFHPRITASFKGTAGEKGAGLGLSLCKRFVEINQGKIDVSSKEGVGTTFTVLLPSAQESHEAHAEHYSSAEAKLV; from the coding sequence ATGACATTCCAGCGTTTAGAACTAAATCAGGTTGAGCAGTTAAGTGCTTGTAGGATATCTCTGTTACTTGGATTAAATGCCGAGCAGAACTACATCGAGCAATTTTTCCGGTTTAGTCTTCGTCTTTTGAATTGTAAAAAAGCCTTATTGACTTTTAATCAGGAACCTTACTTTTGGCATCGTTGCCCAGAGGGCATGACGGCAATCTCGTTTAAACCTTCGAAACATTTAAAACAGTGCTTTGCTAAACAACAGATCATTAATCACTCACATCCTTCATATCAAAACTTAATCAACTATTTAAAAGAACTAAACATCGAGTGCAGCAGGGCATTGGCCGTGCATCTTTTGCATCCTGATAAAACGTCTATGGGCTTTGCTGTCTTTTTTGATGATGATGCTGCAACATTTGAAGATGATGATATTCAATTGCTGCTCGATTACTGTTCTACTTTTATGCAGCAAGTCGAATTGAAGTTTAACTATGAAGAGTTAAACGAACTCTATGAACAACAAGTTGCGATTAACTCAAGTAAAACTAAATTTTTCTCGATTATTTCGCATGACTTACGAGCGCCGTTTCATGGGTTGCTCGGTTTTTCTGAAGTACTCGCCAAAGAGCGTGAAACTTTAGATGAGTCTAGTATTCAAAATATTGCAGATTATTTATATGACACCTCGCAATCGACTTATAACTTACTTGAAAGCTTACTAACATGGGCGATGGCAGAGGGTGGGCGTTTTGTTTATCACCCGATTAACTTTAAGCTTAGACAGGTTAGCAATATTGTTTGCGATGTACTGCACACTTTAGCTTTGAAGAAAAACATTGAATTGGTTAATGATGTTCCAGATGATTTAAATATCTATGCCGATATCAATATGATGACCTCTGTCATTCAAAACTTGGTGTCAAACGCGCTGAAATTTACCGATGTTGATGGATCTGGAAAAGTTTTTATTGAAGCAAGGCAAGCTGATAAAAATATAGAAATAACAGTTCGAGACACTGGTTTAGGCATGACCGAAAAACAAATGACAAATTTGTTCCATCCACGTATTACAGCCAGCTTTAAAGGAACCGCTGGTGAAAAAGGTGCGGGTTTAGGTTTAAGTCTTTGTAAGCGTTTTGTCGAAATTAATCAGGGTAAAATTGATGTCAGTTCAAAAGAAGGCGTAGGAACGACATTTACAGTTTTATTACCTTCTGCTCAAGAAAGTCATGAGGCTCATGCAGAGCATTACTCTTCAGCGGAAGCAAAATTAGTCTAA